A single window of Usitatibacter rugosus DNA harbors:
- a CDS encoding serine/threonine-protein kinase, with protein sequence MADNAPEKIGKYKVVRPLGKGAMGMVYEGYDPVIERRVAIKTILAEYLEAAEMEEAVARFKREAQAGGRLMHPGIIGVYEYGDEGGMAYIVMEYCDGEELKNVFREGRRYELIDTFEIMKQLLSALEYSHKQGVVHRDIKPANLMILPGPKVKIMDFGIARLESSSLTQVGTVVGTPTHMAPEQLMGIQADGRADLWSAGVILYEMLTAVNPFLAETPATVMHRVLQVTPEPPSSVNPALPPGFDGVIARALAKKPADRFASARDFQLALLQALQGKAVAGTSSVERTLPPGAAARAESTRISMRAPAERRPLVVDPSILAELERSLSRHIGPLAKVLVKQGQGEAKDMDELLELLAANIPREERGEFLAKAATIRKKAVAAAEAPAPAPAAPAPSPAVDATQSAKAQKTRINFTPEAVATAEKRLASYVGPLAKILIKDAVNKSATLKELYLSLASHIDDEDERKAFLKSVDL encoded by the coding sequence ACGCCCCGGAGAAGATCGGCAAGTACAAGGTCGTCCGCCCATTGGGCAAGGGCGCGATGGGCATGGTCTACGAGGGCTACGACCCGGTCATCGAGCGCCGGGTCGCCATCAAGACCATCCTTGCCGAATACCTCGAAGCCGCCGAGATGGAGGAGGCCGTCGCGCGCTTCAAGCGCGAGGCCCAGGCCGGCGGCCGCCTCATGCACCCCGGCATCATCGGCGTCTACGAGTACGGCGACGAAGGCGGCATGGCCTACATCGTCATGGAGTACTGCGACGGCGAGGAGCTGAAGAACGTCTTCCGCGAGGGCCGGCGCTACGAGCTGATCGACACCTTCGAGATCATGAAGCAGCTGCTCTCGGCGCTCGAGTACTCGCACAAGCAGGGCGTCGTGCACCGCGACATCAAGCCCGCGAACCTCATGATCCTGCCGGGCCCGAAGGTGAAGATCATGGACTTCGGGATCGCGAGGCTGGAGTCGTCCTCGCTCACGCAGGTGGGCACCGTCGTCGGCACCCCCACGCACATGGCGCCCGAGCAGCTGATGGGCATCCAGGCCGACGGCCGCGCCGACCTCTGGTCCGCGGGCGTGATCCTCTACGAGATGCTCACCGCCGTGAATCCCTTCCTCGCCGAGACGCCGGCCACCGTGATGCACCGCGTGCTGCAGGTGACGCCCGAGCCGCCGTCGAGCGTGAATCCCGCGTTGCCGCCGGGCTTCGACGGCGTGATCGCGCGCGCCCTCGCCAAGAAGCCCGCGGACCGCTTCGCCAGCGCCCGCGATTTCCAGCTGGCGCTCCTGCAGGCGCTGCAGGGGAAGGCCGTGGCCGGCACCTCTTCCGTCGAGCGCACGCTGCCGCCGGGCGCCGCCGCGCGCGCCGAGTCCACGCGCATCTCGATGCGCGCGCCCGCCGAACGCCGGCCGCTCGTCGTCGATCCCTCGATCTTGGCCGAGCTCGAGCGCTCGCTCTCGCGCCACATCGGCCCGCTCGCCAAGGTGCTCGTGAAGCAGGGCCAGGGCGAGGCGAAGGACATGGACGAGCTCCTCGAGCTGCTCGCGGCCAACATTCCCCGGGAAGAGCGCGGCGAGTTCCTCGCCAAGGCCGCGACGATCCGCAAGAAGGCCGTGGCGGCGGCCGAGGCGCCGGCACCCGCGCCGGCCGCTCCCGCACCGTCGCCCGCCGTGGACGCGACGCAGTCCGCCAAGGCGCAGAAGACGCGCATCAACTTCACGCCCGAGGCGGTGGCCACGGCCGAGAAGCGCCTCGCGAGCTACGTCGGCCCGCTCGCCAAGATCCTCATCAAGGACGCCGTCAACAAGTCGGCGACCCTGAAGGAGCTCTACCTCTCCCTCGCCTCGCACATCGACGACGAGGACGAGCGCAAGGCCTTCCTCAAGTCCGTCGACCTATGA
- a CDS encoding MFS transporter, translated as MTTIVVVRKGDTAVIAADSLTTFGSTRLAPAYDRHPQKIVAYKDSFIGIAGSAAHQLVMENLLARAPELDFHGKSAIYESFRKLHPMLKDEAFLNPKEEDDDPYESSQMTVMIANPAGIFAVYSMREVFEFDRFWAIGSGRDFALGAMYTVYAKGKSAGAIAETGVQAGAEFDTGTSLPLALHEVRLANP; from the coding sequence ATGACCACCATCGTCGTCGTCCGCAAGGGCGACACCGCCGTGATCGCCGCCGATTCGCTCACCACGTTCGGCTCCACGCGCCTCGCGCCCGCCTACGACCGCCATCCGCAGAAGATCGTGGCGTACAAGGACTCGTTCATCGGCATCGCCGGGAGTGCCGCGCACCAGCTCGTGATGGAGAACCTGCTCGCGCGCGCGCCGGAGCTGGACTTCCACGGCAAGTCCGCGATCTACGAATCGTTCCGCAAGCTCCACCCGATGCTGAAGGACGAGGCGTTCCTGAACCCGAAGGAAGAGGACGACGATCCCTACGAGTCCTCGCAGATGACGGTGATGATCGCCAACCCCGCCGGCATCTTCGCGGTGTACTCGATGCGCGAGGTGTTCGAGTTCGACCGCTTCTGGGCGATCGGCTCGGGCCGCGACTTTGCACTCGGCGCCATGTACACGGTGTACGCGAAGGGCAAGTCCGCCGGAGCGATCGCCGAGACCGGGGTGCAGGCCGGCGCGGAGTTCGACACCGGCACGTCCCTCCCCCTCGCCCTGCACGAGGTGCGGCTCGCGAATCCGTGA
- a CDS encoding RNA-binding S4 domain-containing protein — protein sequence MTRLDKFLWAARFFKTRALSVAAIEAGRVSVNGERAKPAKAVKPGDALLIRRPPFEQAVIVRALSEQRGSAAIAATLYEETAESKARREALVAELRAAPAPVFTGRPTKKSRRDYEKWLHGQDDE from the coding sequence GTGACGCGGCTCGACAAGTTCCTCTGGGCAGCGCGCTTCTTCAAGACACGAGCCCTCTCGGTGGCCGCGATCGAGGCCGGACGCGTGAGCGTGAACGGTGAACGCGCGAAGCCCGCGAAGGCCGTCAAGCCCGGTGATGCCCTCCTGATCCGTCGTCCGCCGTTCGAGCAGGCCGTGATCGTGCGCGCCCTTTCGGAGCAGCGCGGCTCCGCGGCGATCGCCGCGACGCTCTACGAGGAGACGGCCGAGAGCAAGGCGCGACGTGAGGCTCTGGTGGCCGAGCTGCGAGCCGCGCCCGCGCCCGTGTTCACCGGCCGGCCGACGAAGAAATCGCGCCGCGACTACGAGAAGTGGCTCCACGGCCAGGACGACGAATGA
- a CDS encoding DUF6644 family protein: MIDAFTLSHYTAVVAIHTLGFVVLVGAIVVFDLRVLGFSRAVPLRALSRLTLPWCFTALLAILPTGLLMLSAHADELLASRAFQLKLGLILAAGMNAAFFRTGPWATVPAWDTGVTAPLTARASAALSIVLWAGVLSCGQLVSAIIRP; encoded by the coding sequence ATGATCGACGCGTTCACCTTGTCCCACTACACGGCCGTGGTCGCGATCCACACGCTCGGCTTCGTCGTGCTGGTGGGCGCGATCGTGGTCTTCGACCTTCGCGTGCTGGGCTTCTCGCGCGCGGTGCCGCTGCGCGCCCTGTCGCGCCTCACGCTTCCGTGGTGCTTCACCGCGCTGCTGGCGATCCTTCCCACGGGCTTGCTGATGCTCTCGGCGCACGCCGACGAGCTTCTCGCCAGCCGCGCTTTCCAGCTCAAGCTGGGCTTGATCCTCGCCGCGGGCATGAATGCCGCCTTCTTCCGCACCGGCCCGTGGGCCACGGTGCCGGCGTGGGACACGGGGGTCACCGCGCCGCTTACGGCTCGCGCCTCGGCAGCGCTTTCGATCGTGCTGTGGGCGGGCGTGCTTTCCTGCGGGCAGCTCGTGAGCGCGATCATTCGACCCTGA
- a CDS encoding histidine phosphatase family protein, which yields MDARRRALLVAGSAWLLPARAEITAESLWTTLRRGGSVILVRHASTTSGLGDPAGYTLEDCATQRNLSDSGRAEAKRIGERIRAERVPIARVYTSPWCRCRETAQLAFGKAEDWSPLGSTFDTPHLEGAATETVKKRILGYSIAKPKGNVVMVTHNVNIAALTKLSVATGALVVVRPDGCCGLRVVGTLRVE from the coding sequence ATGGATGCGCGGCGCCGCGCGCTGCTGGTCGCCGGATCCGCGTGGCTCCTCCCGGCCCGCGCCGAAATCACCGCCGAGTCGCTCTGGACGACGCTTCGCCGCGGGGGCTCGGTGATCCTCGTCCGCCACGCGAGCACGACCTCGGGGCTCGGCGATCCGGCCGGCTACACGCTCGAGGACTGCGCGACGCAGCGCAACCTCTCCGATTCGGGGCGTGCGGAAGCGAAGCGCATCGGCGAGCGCATCCGTGCCGAGCGCGTGCCCATCGCGCGCGTCTACACGAGCCCGTGGTGCCGTTGCCGCGAGACGGCGCAACTCGCCTTCGGCAAGGCCGAGGACTGGTCGCCGCTCGGCTCCACGTTCGATACGCCGCACCTCGAGGGCGCGGCGACCGAGACGGTGAAGAAGCGCATCCTGGGCTATTCGATCGCGAAGCCGAAAGGCAACGTCGTGATGGTCACGCACAACGTGAACATCGCGGCGCTCACGAAGCTCTCGGTGGCGACGGGCGCGCTGGTGGTCGTGCGTCCCGACGGCTGCTGCGGCCTGCGGGTCGTGGGAACGCTCAGGGTCGAATGA
- a CDS encoding competence/damage-inducible protein A, which produces MAFGALIIGDELLSGKRQDKHLAKVIELLGARNLELAWAEYVGDDPARITATLQRTFATSDIVFSFGGIGATPDDHTRQCAAAALGVGLAVHPEGLKELEARFKPEEITERRLKMIEFPEGSSIVPNPYNRIPGFCVNHHYFVPGFPEMAHPMVAWALDTRYKHLHREVRPVEHAIAVRVGESFLIDIMNAVVRDYPDLKLASLPQNIEGGYRVELSVRGDPKRVPDAMAYVRTEVAKLGYAFEELAPR; this is translated from the coding sequence TTGGCCTTCGGCGCGCTCATCATCGGCGACGAGCTGCTCTCGGGGAAGCGCCAGGACAAGCACCTCGCCAAGGTGATCGAGCTCCTCGGAGCCCGCAACCTCGAGCTCGCGTGGGCCGAGTACGTGGGCGACGATCCCGCGCGCATCACCGCGACGCTGCAGCGCACGTTCGCCACGAGCGACATCGTGTTCTCCTTCGGCGGCATCGGCGCCACGCCCGACGACCACACGCGCCAGTGCGCGGCGGCGGCGCTGGGCGTCGGCCTCGCGGTCCATCCCGAGGGGCTGAAGGAGCTCGAGGCGCGCTTCAAGCCGGAGGAGATCACCGAGCGGCGCCTGAAGATGATCGAGTTCCCCGAGGGCTCGTCGATCGTGCCGAACCCGTACAACCGCATTCCCGGCTTCTGCGTGAACCATCACTACTTCGTGCCCGGCTTTCCCGAGATGGCACACCCGATGGTGGCGTGGGCGCTGGACACGCGGTACAAGCACCTGCATCGCGAAGTCCGCCCCGTCGAGCATGCGATCGCGGTGCGCGTGGGCGAGTCGTTCCTCATCGACATCATGAACGCCGTCGTGCGCGACTATCCGGACCTCAAGCTCGCGAGCCTGCCGCAGAACATCGAAGGCGGCTATCGGGTGGAGCTCTCGGTGCGCGGCGACCCGAAGCGCGTTCCCGACGCCATGGCCTACGTGCGCACGGAAGTCGCGAAGCTCGGCTACGCGTTCGAAGAGCTGGCTCCGCGCTAG
- a CDS encoding YbhB/YbcL family Raf kinase inhibitor-like protein, producing the protein MKVHLAGFVDGGAIPAKFAFCAPDPTAHVRMSENRNPPLAWSDVPAGTKSFAVICHDPDVPSVGTDVNQEGRTVPASLPRVDFFHWVLVDLPASVASIGEGEFSSSIVAAGKPGPAAPRGARQGLNDYTGWFASDPAMAGQYFGYDGPCPPWNDEIVHHYVFTVFALDVERLAVDGAFAGADARQAMEGHVLAKASITGTYALNPKVKF; encoded by the coding sequence GTGAAAGTCCATCTCGCCGGATTCGTCGACGGCGGCGCGATCCCCGCCAAGTTCGCGTTCTGCGCGCCCGATCCGACGGCGCACGTGCGCATGTCGGAGAACCGCAATCCGCCGCTCGCGTGGAGCGACGTGCCCGCGGGCACGAAGAGCTTCGCCGTGATCTGCCACGATCCCGATGTGCCGAGCGTCGGCACGGACGTGAACCAGGAAGGAAGGACGGTCCCCGCATCGCTGCCGCGCGTGGACTTCTTCCATTGGGTGCTGGTCGACCTGCCGGCGTCCGTCGCGTCGATCGGCGAGGGCGAGTTCTCGTCGTCCATCGTCGCCGCGGGCAAGCCCGGGCCGGCCGCGCCGCGCGGCGCCCGCCAGGGATTGAACGACTACACCGGCTGGTTCGCGAGCGATCCGGCCATGGCCGGCCAGTACTTCGGCTACGACGGGCCGTGCCCGCCGTGGAACGACGAGATCGTCCACCACTACGTGTTCACGGTGTTCGCCCTCGACGTGGAGCGCCTGGCCGTGGACGGCGCGTTCGCCGGAGCGGATGCGCGCCAGGCGATGGAGGGCCACGTGCTGGCCAAGGCTTCGATCACCGGCACCTACGCGCTCAATCCGAAAGTGAAGTTCTAG
- a CDS encoding FKBP-type peptidyl-prolyl cis-trans isomerase, giving the protein MKQLIAVAAMAFTAACANAQAPKAADAKTGCVPPPKELVKKDLAPGTGDRSVIPKSAILVSYTGWLYDGCAKDLKGAKFDSSEGRATPFGFMISVGKVIPGWDEGIIGMKEKGAKRLLVIPPDKGYGEKGTPDGKIPPNATLVFEVETIQIVYYPQPDAAPKAPAPAPAAPK; this is encoded by the coding sequence GTGAAGCAACTGATTGCCGTGGCCGCGATGGCCTTCACCGCGGCCTGCGCGAATGCGCAGGCCCCCAAGGCCGCCGATGCGAAGACGGGCTGCGTGCCGCCCCCGAAGGAGCTGGTGAAGAAGGACCTCGCCCCCGGCACGGGCGATCGCTCCGTCATTCCCAAGAGCGCCATCCTCGTGAGCTACACCGGCTGGCTCTACGACGGCTGCGCCAAGGACTTGAAGGGCGCCAAGTTCGATTCCTCCGAGGGGCGCGCGACGCCGTTCGGCTTCATGATCAGCGTGGGCAAGGTGATCCCGGGGTGGGACGAGGGCATCATCGGCATGAAGGAGAAGGGCGCCAAGCGCCTGCTGGTGATCCCGCCCGACAAGGGCTACGGCGAGAAGGGCACGCCCGACGGCAAGATCCCGCCGAACGCCACGCTGGTCTTCGAGGTCGAGACGATCCAGATCGTCTACTACCCGCAGCCCGACGCCGCACCGAAGGCGCCCGCTCCCGCACCGGCGGCTCCCAAGTGA
- the ggt gene encoding gamma-glutamyltransferase, protein MRVRSLLAAALLAASVSSLAQLRPSQPEPPSGWTPKTLAHAKRFMVAAASPLAVDAGVKMLEQGGSAVDAMIATQLVLTLVEPQASGLGGGAFFLYYDAATKHVSAIDARETAPAGATPELLMKDGKPMAFQQAVVGGRSVGTPGTPRLLEVAHARHGKLPWAKLFEPAIALAENGFPLSPRVAELLTKDKGLTDNPAARAYFFDPDGKPKTRGAMMRNPELAKTLRLLAAKGADAYYTGDVATDIAAAVRGHATNPGTLSTDDLAAYRVRDVDPLCGPYRTLRVCGMPPSSSGGIAVLQILGVLEKHDIAAARPNSTQAVHLFAEAQRLAFADRNRYVGDDRYVDVPVTGLVDARYIAQRSQLVRAEKSMGRAEAGTPPGTKVALADDPVDEVAGTSQIAIVDAAGNAVSMTTTIEGFFGSKLMVRGFLLNNELTDFNFNPVEDGRLVANSVAPGKRPRSSMAPFLVFDAKTGALDMVVGSPGGSLIIGYVAKAIVGVYDWKLDMQKAIDLPNRGSRNGPTEIEKGTELEGLAAALKTMGHEVSVIDMTSGLQGIRRVPGGWEGGADPRREGVARGH, encoded by the coding sequence ATGCGCGTTCGCTCGCTGCTCGCCGCCGCGCTCCTCGCGGCGTCCGTTTCATCGCTCGCGCAGCTCCGGCCTTCGCAGCCGGAGCCGCCGAGCGGCTGGACTCCCAAGACCCTCGCCCACGCCAAGCGGTTCATGGTCGCCGCGGCGAGCCCGCTCGCGGTGGATGCGGGCGTGAAGATGCTGGAGCAGGGCGGCAGCGCGGTCGACGCGATGATCGCCACGCAGCTCGTGCTCACGCTGGTGGAGCCGCAGGCCTCGGGCCTCGGCGGCGGCGCTTTCTTCCTGTACTACGATGCCGCGACCAAGCACGTGAGCGCGATCGATGCGAGGGAGACCGCTCCGGCAGGCGCCACCCCCGAGCTCCTCATGAAGGACGGCAAGCCCATGGCCTTCCAGCAGGCCGTGGTGGGTGGCCGCTCGGTGGGCACGCCCGGCACGCCGCGCCTGCTCGAGGTCGCGCATGCGCGCCACGGCAAGCTCCCCTGGGCCAAGCTCTTCGAGCCGGCGATCGCGCTCGCCGAGAACGGCTTCCCGCTTTCGCCGCGCGTGGCCGAGCTGCTCACCAAGGACAAGGGCCTCACGGACAACCCTGCGGCACGCGCGTACTTCTTCGATCCGGACGGCAAGCCGAAGACGCGGGGCGCGATGATGCGCAACCCCGAGCTCGCGAAGACGCTCCGCCTGCTCGCGGCGAAGGGTGCGGACGCGTACTACACGGGCGACGTGGCCACCGACATCGCCGCGGCGGTTCGCGGGCACGCCACGAACCCGGGCACGCTCTCGACGGACGATCTCGCCGCCTACCGCGTGCGCGACGTCGATCCGCTCTGCGGCCCGTACCGGACGCTTCGCGTGTGCGGCATGCCGCCCTCGTCGTCCGGCGGCATCGCGGTGCTGCAGATCCTGGGCGTCCTCGAGAAGCACGACATCGCCGCCGCGCGCCCGAACTCCACGCAGGCCGTGCACCTCTTCGCGGAAGCGCAGCGCCTCGCGTTCGCGGACCGCAACCGCTACGTGGGAGACGACCGCTACGTGGACGTGCCGGTCACCGGGCTCGTCGATGCCCGATACATCGCGCAACGCTCGCAGCTCGTGCGCGCGGAGAAATCGATGGGCCGAGCCGAGGCGGGCACGCCGCCGGGCACGAAGGTCGCCCTCGCGGACGATCCGGTGGACGAGGTCGCCGGCACCAGCCAGATCGCCATCGTCGATGCGGCCGGCAACGCCGTGTCCATGACCACCACCATCGAGGGCTTCTTCGGCTCCAAGCTGATGGTGCGCGGCTTCCTGCTCAACAACGAGCTCACCGACTTCAACTTCAATCCCGTCGAGGATGGCCGGCTCGTGGCCAACAGCGTGGCGCCGGGCAAGCGCCCGCGCAGCTCCATGGCGCCGTTCCTGGTCTTCGACGCGAAGACGGGCGCGCTCGACATGGTGGTCGGAAGCCCCGGCGGCAGCCTCATCATCGGCTACGTCGCCAAGGCGATCGTGGGCGTGTACGACTGGAAGCTCGACATGCAGAAGGCCATCGACCTTCCCAACCGCGGCAGCCGCAACGGCCCGACGGAGATCGAAAAGGGCACGGAACTGGAAGGGCTCGCCGCGGCTCTGAAGACGATGGGCCACGAGGTCAGCGTGATCGACATGACCAGCGGCTTGCAGGGCATTCGCCGGGTTCCCGGCGGGTGGGAAGGCGGCGCCGATCCGCGGCGCGAAGGCGTGGCGCGCGGCCACTAG
- a CDS encoding NAD-dependent succinate-semialdehyde dehydrogenase, translating to MNAAVMQARSALSNLKDPSLFKDKNYIDGQWVGADSGTTIDVDNPADGSVVGTVPNCGAVETKRAIEAARVAQHSWAKLTGRERSIILRKWFDLMVANADDLALILTTEQGKPLAEAKGEILYGASFIEWFAEEAKRVYGDTIPSPTADKRIIVIKQPIGVVGAITPWNFPNAMITRKAGPALAVGCSMVLKPASQTPYSALALAELGIRAGIPKGVFNVITGSARAIGGEMTASPIVAKITFTGSTDVGKVLMRQSADTVKKLGLELGGNAPFIVFDDADLDAAAAGAMISKFRNNGQTCVCANRIYVQESVYDAFAAKLAEKVRALKVGPGTGEGVTAGPLIDGGALAKVEEHIADAVAKGGKVTVGGKKHALGGRFFEPTVITGVTKDMKVATEETFGPLAPLFKFKDEADAIAQANDTEFGLAAYFYARDLGRVWRVAEALETGIVGINTGLISTEVAPFGGVKQSGLGREGSKYGIDDFTEIKYLAMGGI from the coding sequence ATGAACGCCGCCGTCATGCAGGCCCGCAGCGCACTCAGCAACCTCAAAGATCCCTCGCTTTTCAAGGATAAAAACTATATCGACGGGCAGTGGGTCGGCGCCGACAGCGGCACGACCATCGACGTGGACAATCCGGCCGACGGGTCGGTCGTGGGCACCGTGCCCAACTGCGGTGCGGTCGAAACCAAGCGCGCCATCGAGGCCGCCCGGGTCGCCCAGCACTCCTGGGCCAAGCTGACCGGCCGCGAGCGCTCGATCATCCTGCGCAAGTGGTTCGACCTCATGGTCGCCAACGCCGACGACCTGGCGCTCATCCTCACCACGGAGCAGGGCAAGCCCCTGGCCGAGGCCAAGGGCGAGATCCTCTACGGCGCCTCGTTCATCGAGTGGTTCGCCGAGGAAGCCAAGCGCGTCTACGGCGACACGATCCCCAGCCCCACCGCCGACAAGCGGATCATCGTCATCAAGCAGCCGATCGGCGTCGTCGGCGCCATCACGCCGTGGAACTTCCCCAACGCGATGATCACGCGCAAGGCCGGCCCCGCGCTCGCCGTGGGCTGCTCGATGGTGCTGAAGCCCGCGTCGCAGACTCCGTACTCCGCCCTCGCGCTCGCCGAGCTCGGCATCCGCGCCGGCATCCCGAAGGGCGTGTTCAATGTCATCACCGGCAGCGCGCGCGCCATCGGCGGCGAGATGACCGCGAGCCCGATCGTCGCGAAGATCACCTTCACCGGCTCCACGGACGTGGGCAAGGTCCTCATGCGCCAGAGCGCGGACACGGTGAAGAAGCTCGGCCTCGAGCTGGGCGGCAACGCGCCGTTCATCGTGTTCGACGACGCGGACCTCGACGCTGCCGCCGCGGGCGCGATGATCTCCAAGTTCCGCAACAACGGCCAGACGTGCGTGTGCGCCAACCGCATCTACGTGCAGGAATCGGTCTACGACGCGTTCGCCGCCAAGCTCGCGGAGAAGGTGCGTGCGCTGAAGGTCGGCCCCGGCACGGGCGAAGGCGTCACCGCCGGTCCGCTGATCGACGGCGGCGCACTCGCGAAAGTGGAAGAGCACATCGCCGATGCCGTCGCCAAGGGCGGCAAGGTCACCGTGGGCGGCAAGAAGCACGCGCTGGGCGGCCGCTTCTTCGAGCCGACGGTCATCACCGGCGTCACCAAGGACATGAAGGTCGCCACCGAGGAGACGTTCGGTCCCCTCGCACCGCTCTTCAAGTTCAAGGACGAGGCCGATGCCATCGCCCAGGCCAACGACACCGAGTTCGGGCTCGCCGCGTATTTCTACGCACGCGATCTCGGCCGCGTGTGGCGCGTGGCGGAAGCGCTCGAGACCGGCATCGTCGGCATCAACACCGGACTCATCTCCACGGAAGTCGCTCCGTTCGGCGGCGTGAAGCAGTCGGGCCTGGGCCGCGAAGGCTCGAAGTACGGCATCGACGACTTCACGGAGATCAAGTACCTGGCGATGGGCGGCATCTGA
- a CDS encoding ABC transporter substrate-binding protein, which produces MRRLAPFAAALLMAAVPFADAKTLRWSSQGDYVTADPMGQNELLTNSINGHVYESLVMRGKKLEILPALAESWKQVSPTIWVFTLRKGVKWQDGSDFTADDVVFSIKRLQGETSNFRVYGNGVGTPRKIDSHTVELTTPVPNPVMLEMLANSLFMMSEAWCKKNKVERSQDFKTQEETFAVRNAMGTGPYILVSREPDVKSVFKKNPNWWGLKEPGYWDGNVDEIVYTPIKADGTRVSALLAGNLDFVLDPPVQDVEKLKQDKNVKVYEGRENRIIFLGFDQNRDELLYSNVKGKNPFKDKRVRQAFYQAIDVYAIQKAVMRGLSVPTAINLANPERAGIPKEMDKRYPYDVAAAKKLLADAGYPNGFEVQIDCPNNRYLNDEKICVAVAGMMAKIGVTMKVNAIPRAQFFPKAQRLEISMYMLGWGGATTDAIFTLQPVLHSRNDKGDGDYNWGNYKDAKFDALIDAAKGETDLKKRQGIINEAMQYHHDQVFHIPLHLQVIPWASRSNVNVIHRADNWLQATWVTIK; this is translated from the coding sequence ATGCGACGCCTTGCCCCGTTCGCCGCCGCCCTGCTGATGGCCGCGGTACCTTTCGCCGACGCGAAGACCCTGCGCTGGTCCAGCCAGGGCGACTACGTGACGGCCGACCCGATGGGCCAGAACGAGTTGCTGACCAACTCGATCAACGGCCACGTCTACGAATCGCTCGTGATGCGCGGCAAGAAGCTCGAGATCCTCCCGGCGCTCGCGGAGAGCTGGAAGCAGGTGAGCCCCACGATCTGGGTCTTCACCCTGAGGAAGGGCGTGAAGTGGCAGGACGGCAGCGACTTCACCGCCGACGACGTGGTGTTCTCGATCAAGCGCCTGCAGGGCGAGACCTCGAACTTCCGCGTCTACGGCAACGGCGTGGGCACGCCCCGCAAGATCGACAGCCACACGGTCGAGCTCACCACGCCCGTGCCCAACCCGGTGATGCTCGAGATGCTCGCCAACAGCCTCTTCATGATGAGCGAGGCGTGGTGCAAGAAGAACAAGGTCGAGCGCAGCCAGGACTTCAAGACGCAGGAAGAGACGTTCGCCGTCAGGAACGCGATGGGCACCGGCCCGTACATCCTCGTCTCGCGCGAGCCCGACGTGAAAAGCGTCTTCAAGAAGAACCCGAACTGGTGGGGCTTGAAGGAACCCGGCTACTGGGACGGCAACGTCGACGAGATCGTCTACACGCCGATCAAGGCGGACGGCACGCGCGTTTCGGCGCTGCTCGCGGGCAACCTCGACTTCGTGCTCGACCCGCCCGTGCAAGACGTCGAGAAGCTGAAGCAGGACAAGAACGTGAAGGTCTACGAGGGCCGCGAGAACCGCATCATCTTCCTCGGCTTCGACCAGAACCGCGACGAGCTGCTGTACTCGAACGTGAAGGGCAAGAACCCGTTCAAGGACAAGCGCGTGCGCCAGGCGTTCTACCAGGCCATCGACGTGTATGCGATCCAGAAGGCGGTGATGCGCGGCCTGTCGGTGCCCACCGCCATCAACCTCGCGAACCCGGAGCGCGCCGGCATCCCGAAGGAGATGGACAAGCGCTATCCCTACGACGTCGCCGCCGCGAAGAAGCTGCTCGCCGACGCCGGCTACCCGAACGGCTTCGAGGTCCAGATCGACTGCCCCAACAACCGGTATCTCAACGACGAGAAGATCTGCGTCGCGGTGGCCGGGATGATGGCGAAGATCGGCGTCACGATGAAGGTGAACGCCATCCCGCGCGCGCAGTTCTTCCCGAAGGCGCAGCGCCTGGAGATCAGCATGTACATGCTGGGCTGGGGCGGTGCGACGACGGACGCGATCTTCACGCTGCAGCCGGTGCTCCACAGCCGCAACGACAAGGGCGACGGCGACTACAACTGGGGCAACTACAAGGACGCCAAGTTCGACGCGCTCATCGACGCGGCGAAAGGCGAGACGGACCTCAAGAAGCGGCAGGGCATCATCAACGAGGCCATGCAGTACCACCATGACCAGGTCTTCCACATCCCCCTGCACTTGCAAGTGATCCCCTGGGCGTCGCGCTCCAACGTGAACGTCATCCATCGGGCCGACAACTGGCTGCAGGCGACCTGGGTGACGATCAAGTAA